In Methanonatronarchaeum thermophilum, a genomic segment contains:
- a CDS encoding L-threonylcarbamoyladenylate synthase, with amino-acid sequence MIEEAVNTLKKDELIAYPTETVYGVGANALKKPTIEKVFKIKKRSKNKPISLAISSWEMFHEIAEIDKKQLKTLKELMPGPVTAIVKKTDKVPNTLTAGSDKVGVRFPDNKTAIKIIKQFGSPITSTSANITGEKPPKNHKQIKIPVDYIVEAGTTEIGTSSTIIEINKNIKILREGPITKKQIQKIQKK; translated from the coding sequence ATGATTGAAGAAGCAGTAAATACCCTAAAGAAAGACGAATTGATAGCCTATCCAACGGAAACCGTTTATGGTGTAGGAGCAAACGCTCTAAAAAAACCAACAATCGAAAAAGTATTCAAAATAAAAAAACGCAGTAAAAACAAACCAATATCCCTAGCAATCTCATCATGGGAGATGTTCCATGAAATAGCTGAAATAGACAAAAAACAACTAAAAACCCTAAAAGAATTAATGCCCGGACCAGTAACAGCAATAGTAAAAAAAACCGATAAAGTACCAAACACATTAACCGCAGGCAGCGACAAAGTTGGAGTACGATTTCCAGATAACAAAACGGCGATAAAGATAATAAAACAGTTTGGATCACCAATAACCTCAACCAGCGCAAACATAACCGGAGAAAAACCACCAAAAAACCATAAACAAATCAAAATACCAGTAGACTACATAGTAGAAGCCGGAACCACAGAAATAGGAACATCATCAACAATAATAGAAATAAACAAAAACATCAAAATACTAAGAGAAGGACCAATTACTAAAAAACAAATCCAAAAAATCCAAAAAAAATAA
- a CDS encoding response regulator — translation MKKVLIIEDNPDELELFEEILKDQYQVTTAGDGEEGLQKISPETDLVLLDRMMPGIDGGEVLKKIRKNKNPEISQTPVILLTALDPDLDIIEMEFNDYINKPISPKNLRKKIKETISISEYDTQIDQYYSTINKIEKLRENLDEDILRKNKEYQELKRKKQKQQKKVDKSLQKLMKDLPPEKTEEFHEILEKLL, via the coding sequence ATGAAAAAGGTATTAATAATAGAAGACAATCCCGATGAACTAGAATTATTCGAAGAGATACTGAAAGACCAGTACCAAGTAACCACCGCAGGAGACGGTGAAGAAGGCCTACAGAAAATATCCCCCGAAACAGACCTAGTCTTATTAGACCGAATGATGCCAGGTATAGACGGAGGAGAAGTACTAAAGAAAATAAGAAAAAACAAAAACCCAGAAATCTCACAAACACCCGTCATACTGCTAACAGCACTCGACCCTGACCTAGACATAATAGAGATGGAGTTCAACGACTACATAAACAAACCAATATCCCCCAAAAACCTACGTAAAAAAATAAAAGAAACAATATCGATTTCAGAATACGATACCCAAATAGACCAATACTACTCAACAATAAACAAAATAGAAAAACTCAGAGAAAACCTAGACGAAGACATACTAAGAAAAAACAAAGAATACCAAGAACTAAAAAGAAAAAAACAAAAACAACAAAAAAAAGTAGACAAATCACTACAAAAACTAATGAAAGACCTACCACCAGAAAAAACAGAAGAATTCCACGAAATCCTAGAAAAACTACTCTAA